The genomic segment TCACGGATGACAGCAGCCGCTGTCTCGTCGCAGCTTGTTTCAATTCCTAAAATATAAGTAGGAGCACCTGATTCCCTATGTGCTTCGTATTTTTGCTGTATGCGCTTCTCGTAGCGCGACGTATACGTCTTGTTCATTACAATGTCACCCACATAATGATTGCGTCCTCATTGTTATCCGAATAATATCCCTTGCGTCGCCCATGCTCTTTGAAGCCGAGCTTGATATACATGTTCCGTGCGACTGTGTTCGAAGGTCGAACTTCCAGCGTCATGCTATGGGCACCCTGCATCTTGGCAACACCCATCATTTTAATCATCAGTGCCAATCCAACCTTTTTTCCGCGATATAGTGGATGGACGGCGATATTTGTAATATGTGCCTCATCGATCACGATCCACATGCCGCAGTAAGCGATAATCCGATTTTGGTGAACGACGACTACATAGCGTGCATTTGGATTTCTCGTCAGCTCGTTGACAAATGCATCATGCGGCCATGGAGTTGTAAAAGCCAAGCGCTCCAGCTCTGCCACAGCCCCAACGTCCTGCATCGTCATATAACGATATTCCAAATCGATTGGTTGACTCATGCTTTTACTCCTTTACGGCCCCCGCCTGCTTTTGGGCAAGCCACTTCGCTTCTGCTTCTGCCAGTTGCAAATACTCCGGAACCAGTTCATGCGCATTGCCGCCGTCTTGTAGCTTGCGCAGTGCCACATAGCCGATATGGGCAGCACGCGGGTGATTGAAAGCTGGAGAAGCAAATTGCGCCTGATTCCCGAGCTCTTGCACAATCGTCTCCCGATGCAGCCTTACATCTTCACCCAAGAACAAGATCGGCTCTCCTTGCGCCAGGTCTCGCAACAGTGGCAGCCATTCTCGCAACAGGATGATTTGTTCTGCGGACTGCGCTCGCACCGCCTCCATGCCATGGGAACGATAACAGCCGGTATACACTTGACCTCTGCGCGCATCGAACAGCGGCACAATCAATCCAGAGAAGCCTGTGGCATTCATGGCAATTACCTCCAGACTGGATACACCAATGACTGGCACATTCAGTGACCAAGCCATGCTTTTCGCAGAGGCAACGCCGATTCTCACGCCTGTATAGGAACCCGGTCCGTTTGCCACCCCGAAACCGCTTAGTTCCTCTGGCGCTGTTCCTGTTGCATCGAGCAGTTCACTGACGCAGTCCATCAAACGCACGGAATGGTTTTTTTGTTGGTTTGTCGTCATTTCGGCCAAGACCCGCTCTTCCTCTACCACAGCTACACTTAGCACCAGATTCGATGTATCAATCGCCAGTACGCGCATCAAAATCAAACTCCTCACACAATTTCACATAACGATTCCCTTGAGGAACCAGCTCGATCATGCGCTGTTCCTCTCCTTCTCTACGCAGGAAGACGGTCATCCGATCTGTTGGCAGGACATCCTCGATCAAAGAGGCCCACTCTACAACACAGACACCTTCTCCAAAAAAGTAATCGTCCAGTCCCAGAGAGTCTGGATCATCGCCTACCCGGTAGACATCCATATGATAAAGCGGCAAGCGCCCCTGATATTCTTTTATGATAGTAAAGGTCGGACTGTTCACTACTTGTCGGACTCCTAGTCCTTTGGCCAACCCTTGGGTAAAAGTCGTCTTGCCCGCTCCCAGATCTCCCTCCATCGCGAGGAAGTCCCCCGGCTCAAGCAGACCTGCCAGTTGCTCGGCAAAGCGCTGCGTCTCCTGCGCTCCCGTGAGCCTCCATGTATAGCTCATCTCTTTCATCCACTCCTAAAATGGTTGAATCCCGCTTTGGGCAACGGGAGCTGTTGATCATCGCGCTGAAGCATCAATTCTGGCTCATGCGTTTTTGCTACCACTTCACCGATGACAGTAAACGGTACACCACTAGCGGCAAATTGCTTGCTTACGGCTTCGTAGTGACTTTTCGCAAGCGTTCCGACCAATTGATAATCTTCACCGCCATAAAAAGCCCACTCCAGCGGATCTTTCTCTACGAGCCGTGCATACTCCCGGACTTCGTCATTGATCGGTACCGTTGCAGCATCGACCAAGATTGATACGCCGCTCGCCTCGGCAATCTCCCACAGCTCTGATGCAAGTCCATCACTTACATCATTCAGCGCGCTGCATGCCCCTGATTCCAGCAGCAGTCTGCCCGCCTTTATTTGGGCAACGGGACGCTGATGAGCATCCATCAATGTTTCCCAAGGTAAAGAGTCGCCCCTTTCAGCAGTCTCGCCCTGCAGGAGAAGATGTAGTCCTGCTGCAGAAGTTCCGACATGCCCTGTAACAAAAACAAGCTGCCCAGGCTTTGCCTGAGAACGACGAATGGCACGCCCTTTTTCCACCTCGCCCAACACGGTAACACTCAAGTGCAGGGCATCAGGCGCAGAAACGGTATCGCCACCTATGACACGAACTCCATATGTCTGACAAGCCTCGTAAATCCCTTCATAGATTTGCTGGCATTCGTCAGGCGTCCATTGCGGACTTACCGCGATACTGACAAGCGCATACCGGGCAACCCCGCCCATTGCTGCAACATCGCTCACATTGCTGATAACAGCCTTATATCCGATATCACTAGGATTCATCGTTTTCTTCAAAAAATGAACCGTCTCCACCATCGCATCGCAACAAGCCACGACTTCCATTTCTGGCGCTGGGGAGAAGACAGCGGCATCATCCCCTATCCCGACGGTCAAACCGTTCCCTTCCTGCCCCGCAGAACGACTCGTCCATTGCCGGATCAGGGAAAATTCGTCGTGTGCCACTTCAAACGCTCCTTTTCCTTCGCGGAAAACATTTTTCGTCTGTTCATTATACCCCTGCTATCAAAAGACGCGCAAGAAAGCCAACCGCCTCTGACTCTTTACGTCGTTAGCTCGCGCAGCAGCAGCTTTCCTTTGCAGCGTCCGCAACAATAGCGGCTCGGGTTCATCTTTCGTTTGCGTTTGTAGCTCATGCCACATGCCTTGCATACCAGCTCGTAGCGATAAGGCAGGGTCGTCCGACCGTTTCCTACCTGTTGACAGTATCGGCTTCCCCCCACCTGACGCAGAAGCAGTTGAAAATCCTGATCAGCGTGACGATACCCGCGCTTTTCTATGTGCAAATGATAATGGCAAAGCTCATGCTTAATGATCGCAATCAATTCCTCCACACCATGCTCCTGCAAATGCTTCGGATTCAATTCAATGTCATGCGAGCGCAGCAAATACCTCCCGCCAGTCGTGCGCAATCTGCTGTTAAAGCGGGCCTGATGGCGAAAGGGCTTGGCAAAAAATTCGCTGGATATCTGCTCTACCAGCATTTGCAGTTCCGTATCGGTCATCTCATCTCCTCCGCTTCCTTCCTTTCACCATAGCAGTTCCAGTTGAAAAGTGCCAGACAGATAGGCTACACTATGTGCAAATAAACGGTCATATCTAAACGGTAGACAGAATGGTGGAGGAGCTCATGCGCTATTTATTGTTGCAGTCCAGTGACGGACTACAGTTTGTCTCGTTGCCAGAAACGCATATGTACCAATTAATCGCTCTATTGAAACGACTTTACAAGGAAATCGACAAATTGACGATCACAGAGCGCCCAGAATTGCCTACGGTTTTGGCAGACTGTGCGGATGTGGAACGGTTAGAGAGCGGGCTTTCGCTCGTAGATGGTTTGGAGTACGTCAGTGGTCTGGAGCGCCGCTTCGCTGCCCTACAAGAAACAGAGTATCCGCTCATCTCTTTATTGACAGAGATCCGTGCCCTGCAAGCCCAATTGGAGTATTTGCATGAAGAAGAAGAGTAAATAAAAATTCTAGGCACCTCCTGCTCGTCTCGGCGCATACATTGCCTATAGACGAATATCTCCAGGAGGTACTTTCATGCCACAATGGATGCGCAGGCAGTTGCAACGTGCCTTTAATGGGAAGGACGTTCGCCAAATTCGAGTGCTCAACAGCTGCTGGTTCTTATATTTAGAAAAAAATGGCGGCCGCCCTGACTGACAGGGGGCCGCCTTTTAGTTCATTCTTATCCTTCCGTTGGCGCGATCATGGTCATCCCTACACGCTGACGCTTCTCGTCAATTTCTACTACCCATACATCTACGATATCGCCAACGGTCACTACTTCAAGTGGATGTTTCACAAAGCCCTTTTTCAAACGGGAAATGTGCACGAGTCCGTCGTTTTTCAGACCGATATCCACAAACGCTCCGAAGTCGACCACGTTACGTACAGTACCTTGCAGCTTCATACCCACACTCAGATCAGACAGCTGGAGGACATCACTTCGCAAGAGTGGTTTTGGCAGCTCGTCACGCGGGTCGCGACCAGGACGCAAGAGGCTGTCCACAATGTCTTGCAGCGTAGGCTCGCCAATCCCGAGCTTCGCAGCGGTCTCTTTTACATCCAGAGACTGCACGCGTTCCTTGCAGTTCTCACTGCCGATCTCCTGAGCACTAATGCCCAGCATCGACAATAGCTGGTGGGTCGCCTCGTACGATTCCGGGTGAATCGGCGTTTTGTCCAGTGGATTCGCACCGTCCATCACACGGAGAAACCCGATACACTGCTCATACGTTTTAGCACCCAAGCGCGGAACCGCCTTCAACTGGGAGCGCTCCGTGAACTTCCCGATCTCGTCCCGTTTTTTTACAATATTCCCCGCCACTTGACGGCTGATTCCTGATACATACTGCAATAGAGAAGGAGAAGCAGTATTCACATCTACCCCGACATGGTTCACGGCAGACTCCACCACAAACTGCAGACTGTCTGCCAGCCTCGATTGGGAAACATCGTGCTGGTACTGACCAACCCCGACGGACTTCGGATCGATTTTGACCAACTCCGCGAGCGGGTCCTGCAAGCGACGCGCGATCGAGGCCGCACTTCGCTCTGCTACATCCAGATCCGGGAATTCTTCCTTGGCCAGTGTGGATGCGGAATACACAGATGCACCTGCCTCGTTGACGATGATGTACATCACCTCTCGCTTCAGCTCTTTCAGTAGCGTAGCAATGAACTGTTCTGTCTCGCGCGAAGCAGTACCGTTCCCAATCGCCACAACCGTAACCCCATAGGTTTCGATCAACTGCTTCACTTTCACTGTAGCTTCTGCCACTTTATTGGCCGGAGGAGTCGGATAAACGACAGCAACCTCCAGCAGTTTCCCGGTTTCGTCTACAACGGCGAGCTTACAGCCTGTCCGAAACGCAGGATCGACCCCAAGTACGACTTTGCCTTTTACAGGAGGTTGAAGCAGCAAATTGCGCAGGTTTTCTGCAAAGATGTGAATAGCACGTTCCTCTGCTGCCTCTGTCAGCTCGGCGCGCACCTCTCGTTCAATAGAAGGTGCAATCAGACGCTTGTACGCGTCCTCGACTGTCAAAGTCAGCAGATCGCGGGCAACGGTATCACGAGGAATGGTTCGTTTTTGCATCCAAGCCAGAATCTCTGCGACAGGCGCTTCAATGGAAACCTTCAAGATGCCTTCATTTTCTCCCCGATTGATGGCCAGTACCCGATGGGGAACGACCTTTTTCAGAGGCTCACTATATGCGTAATACATTTGGTATACATTTTTCTCGTCTGCTTCTTCGGCTTTCTGCTCTGTCAGAAGCAATCCTTTTTGCACGGAGCGTTGGCGAACCCACTGGCGAATTTCTGGGTCATCAGACAGAAGTTCCGCCACGATGTCCATTGCTCCTTGCAGAGCTTGCTCAGTCGTCTCTACGCCTTTTTCCGGGTTGATGTATGGTTTTGCTTCTTCTTCCGGATTCCCGGTTTTCGGTAAGCTCATGAGGTAGTTGGCAAGCGGCTCTAGCCCCTTCTCCTTGGCCATGGTTGCACGCGTGCGGCGTTTTTGGCGGTAAGGGCGGTACAGGTCCTCTACCTCTTGCAGCTTTGTCGCACGCTCAATAGCTGTGCGCAGCTCGTCCGTCAGTTTGCCTTGCTCATCGATGAGCCGAACGACCTCTTCCTTCCGCACTGACAGGTTGCGTAAATAGCGAACGCGTTCCTCAATCGCTCGAATTTGTGTTTCATCTAGCTGCCCCGTCATTTCTTTGCGGTAGCGGGCAATAAAAGGAACCGTGTTTCCTTCATCCAGGAGGGCAACCGTGCGCTCCACCTGGTGAGGTTTGACACCCGTATCTTGGGCGATTGTCTGGATCATCAACGTAAGCTCCATACCTGTCCTCCTGCGCTCATTCTTCGTCGTTTATTGTACCACATTTGCTAACAAGGACTGGAAAAAGGGAAGAAAAAAGAGGAGCCACTTGGCCCCTCTACGTCGCGGTTTCCAGTTGTTCCACTTTCAATGCTTCTCTCAGCTTGCCCAACGCCCTGCGCTGAAGGCGGGAAATATGCATCTGCGACATTCCCATGATGTCCCCAGCTTGCTTCTGACTCAAATTTTGATAAAAAGTTAATTGAATGATTTCTTTTTCACGGTGATCCAAAATTTGCAGGGCCCGCTCCAGCATCAGATTCTGCTCGACTGCTCCGTACCCTTCTTCCGTCGTCCCCACTAGGTCGAGTAAAGAAATGGTGTTGCCGTCCAGATCCGCTTCCAGCTCGCTGTCCATGGAGAGAGAATGATAGCTGCGCCCCATTTCCAAGGTTTCCAGAATCGCTTCCTCTGTAACGCCTAGGCTGTTGGCAATATCCGCAATCTGGGGAGAACGCTGCAGCTTGATCGTGAGCTCGTCGACCACCCTTTTGATCTTCGGGCTCAGCTCCTTTACTCTGCGCGGAACATAGACACTCCATGTCTTGTCCCGAATATAGCGCTTAATCTCCCCTACGATAGTCGGGATCGCAAAGCTCTCAAATGTCCGCTCAAAACTAGGGTCGAACCGACGAAAGGAAGCAAGCAGGCCGATTAATCCGACTTGCACGAGGTCTTCATACATGACTTGTCCGCGAACAAACTTCTTCGCTAACGATTCCACAAGAGGAGTATAGGCCCTCACCAGTTGTTCCTGTATCGCAGGATCTTTTGTTTCACCATACAGGTGAATGAGCTCCTTCAACTCCTCTGGACTATATTTCTGCTTCCGAGATTGTCCAGTCATTGCCAGCCACCCCATCCTGCCGAACATACTTGGTCATGGAGACTACTACTCCTGATTCAGAGCGAGTCTCCACCTCATCCATAAGCGTGTGAATGAGATAGAGCCCGAGCCCGCCCTCATCCAAATCCTCAAGGTTTTTCCCTGCATAAATCGGCGTCAGTTGCTCAGCAATGAGCTCATTTGAAAATCCAACGCCCTGATCGCTTACCTCGATCACCAATCGATCTTCAAAAACGTGGCATTGGATATGAATGGAGCCAGGATTCTCTGTTTCCTTGTATGCATGTCTTACTACATTCGTGCATGCTTCTCCGACGGCAAGCTTGATATCCTCAATCTCTTCATAAGAAAATCCCATACGGTTGGCTACACCGGATACAGTCAGACGCGCTACTCCCAAATACTCCGCCATGCTTGGCAAAGTCAATTGAATCACGTCTGCCTGAGGTCGATTTGGACCCATTACTCGCTCTCTCCTTTGCGGATGGCAATATGATCGTATAAGCCAGTAATGCGAAATAGCCTTTCCACGCGCGGAGACAATTTGTGCACCTCAAATGTACGATTTCGTTGGATGCACTCTTTCATAATCCCGATGAAAATTCCAATTCCGGTACTGTCCATGTATTCTACTGCTTCCAAATCAACCGTAATGCGATTGATATCCGGCTTGGTGACGAGTGATAGGAGTGTTTCCTTTACTTTCGGTGCTGTAAAAGCATCAATATCTCCACCAAGGACCACTCGGTGCTCAGTTTCAAGGCTCGTTGTCTTAATTAGCAGGTCCATCTGCGTCTACCCCCCGTACGTTGCTTAGGTTCTTCGAAGTACAATCATGGTGTAATCATCCAGC from the Brevibacillus brevis genome contains:
- a CDS encoding anti-sigma factor antagonist (This anti-anti-sigma factor, or anti-sigma factor antagonist, belongs to a family that includes characterized members SpoIIAA, RsbV, RsfA, and RsfB.) yields the protein MDLLIKTTSLETEHRVVLGGDIDAFTAPKVKETLLSLVTKPDINRITVDLEAVEYMDSTGIGIFIGIMKECIQRNRTFEVHKLSPRVERLFRITGLYDHIAIRKGESE
- the cmpA gene encoding cortex morphogenetic protein CmpA: MPQWMRRQLQRAFNGKDVRQIRVLNSCWFLYLEKNGGRPD
- a CDS encoding Tex family protein, translating into MELTLMIQTIAQDTGVKPHQVERTVALLDEGNTVPFIARYRKEMTGQLDETQIRAIEERVRYLRNLSVRKEEVVRLIDEQGKLTDELRTAIERATKLQEVEDLYRPYRQKRRTRATMAKEKGLEPLANYLMSLPKTGNPEEEAKPYINPEKGVETTEQALQGAMDIVAELLSDDPEIRQWVRQRSVQKGLLLTEQKAEEADEKNVYQMYYAYSEPLKKVVPHRVLAINRGENEGILKVSIEAPVAEILAWMQKRTIPRDTVARDLLTLTVEDAYKRLIAPSIEREVRAELTEAAEERAIHIFAENLRNLLLQPPVKGKVVLGVDPAFRTGCKLAVVDETGKLLEVAVVYPTPPANKVAEATVKVKQLIETYGVTVVAIGNGTASRETEQFIATLLKELKREVMYIIVNEAGASVYSASTLAKEEFPDLDVAERSAASIARRLQDPLAELVKIDPKSVGVGQYQHDVSQSRLADSLQFVVESAVNHVGVDVNTASPSLLQYVSGISRQVAGNIVKKRDEIGKFTERSQLKAVPRLGAKTYEQCIGFLRVMDGANPLDKTPIHPESYEATHQLLSMLGISAQEIGSENCKERVQSLDVKETAAKLGIGEPTLQDIVDSLLRPGRDPRDELPKPLLRSDVLQLSDLSVGMKLQGTVRNVVDFGAFVDIGLKNDGLVHISRLKKGFVKHPLEVVTVGDIVDVWVVEIDEKRQRVGMTMIAPTEG
- a CDS encoding SprT family protein, with amino-acid sequence MTDTELQMLVEQISSEFFAKPFRHQARFNSRLRTTGGRYLLRSHDIELNPKHLQEHGVEELIAIIKHELCHYHLHIEKRGYRHADQDFQLLLRQVGGSRYCQQVGNGRTTLPYRYELVCKACGMSYKRKRKMNPSRYCCGRCKGKLLLRELTT
- the thiL gene encoding thiamine-phosphate kinase — its product is MAHDEFSLIRQWTSRSAGQEGNGLTVGIGDDAAVFSPAPEMEVVACCDAMVETVHFLKKTMNPSDIGYKAVISNVSDVAAMGGVARYALVSIAVSPQWTPDECQQIYEGIYEACQTYGVRVIGGDTVSAPDALHLSVTVLGEVEKGRAIRRSQAKPGQLVFVTGHVGTSAAGLHLLLQGETAERGDSLPWETLMDAHQRPVAQIKAGRLLLESGACSALNDVSDGLASELWEIAEASGVSILVDAATVPINDEVREYARLVEKDPLEWAFYGGEDYQLVGTLAKSHYEAVSKQFAASGVPFTVIGEVVAKTHEPELMLQRDDQQLPLPKAGFNHFRSG
- the tsaB gene encoding tRNA (adenosine(37)-N6)-threonylcarbamoyltransferase complex dimerization subunit type 1 TsaB, producing MRVLAIDTSNLVLSVAVVEEERVLAEMTTNQQKNHSVRLMDCVSELLDATGTAPEELSGFGVANGPGSYTGVRIGVASAKSMAWSLNVPVIGVSSLEVIAMNATGFSGLIVPLFDARRGQVYTGCYRSHGMEAVRAQSAEQIILLREWLPLLRDLAQGEPILFLGEDVRLHRETIVQELGNQAQFASPAFNHPRAAHIGYVALRKLQDGGNAHELVPEYLQLAEAEAKWLAQKQAGAVKE
- a CDS encoding hydrolase/acyltransferase, which translates into the protein MRYLLLQSSDGLQFVSLPETHMYQLIALLKRLYKEIDKLTITERPELPTVLADCADVERLESGLSLVDGLEYVSGLERRFAALQETEYPLISLLTEIRALQAQLEYLHEEEE
- the rsbW gene encoding anti-sigma B factor RsbW, with protein sequence MGPNRPQADVIQLTLPSMAEYLGVARLTVSGVANRMGFSYEEIEDIKLAVGEACTNVVRHAYKETENPGSIHIQCHVFEDRLVIEVSDQGVGFSNELIAEQLTPIYAGKNLEDLDEGGLGLYLIHTLMDEVETRSESGVVVSMTKYVRQDGVAGNDWTISEAEI
- the sigB gene encoding RNA polymerase sigma factor SigB; this translates as MTGQSRKQKYSPEELKELIHLYGETKDPAIQEQLVRAYTPLVESLAKKFVRGQVMYEDLVQVGLIGLLASFRRFDPSFERTFESFAIPTIVGEIKRYIRDKTWSVYVPRRVKELSPKIKRVVDELTIKLQRSPQIADIANSLGVTEEAILETLEMGRSYHSLSMDSELEADLDGNTISLLDLVGTTEEGYGAVEQNLMLERALQILDHREKEIIQLTFYQNLSQKQAGDIMGMSQMHISRLQRRALGKLREALKVEQLETAT
- the tsaE gene encoding tRNA (adenosine(37)-N6)-threonylcarbamoyltransferase complex ATPase subunit type 1 TsaE, with protein sequence MSYTWRLTGAQETQRFAEQLAGLLEPGDFLAMEGDLGAGKTTFTQGLAKGLGVRQVVNSPTFTIIKEYQGRLPLYHMDVYRVGDDPDSLGLDDYFFGEGVCVVEWASLIEDVLPTDRMTVFLRREGEEQRMIELVPQGNRYVKLCEEFDFDARTGD
- the rimI gene encoding ribosomal protein S18-alanine N-acetyltransferase — translated: MSQPIDLEYRYMTMQDVGAVAELERLAFTTPWPHDAFVNELTRNPNARYVVVVHQNRIIAYCGMWIVIDEAHITNIAVHPLYRGKKVGLALMIKMMGVAKMQGAHSMTLEVRPSNTVARNMYIKLGFKEHGRRKGYYSDNNEDAIIMWVTL